One genomic window of Salvia miltiorrhiza cultivar Shanhuang (shh) chromosome 4, IMPLAD_Smil_shh, whole genome shotgun sequence includes the following:
- the LOC131021659 gene encoding probable methyltransferase PMT27, with amino-acid sequence MASGKTRATKRSSTTSSYSSATSIVILVGLSVLGLWLLTSNSFTPSQPPATKAPTSIGHTHHSHVLPQTRQNENDPSSISDSDDALLIQPETNIENDHTHTDKTFKTEAILTDHVDHQDTKASQDNNHAAEEHDKQAALETQTSEESSMTQKEEIIQETPHSETKMETNDAEDVSAEAGSLTQSSNTTQNQISDEDQQRRIDEHQQREDEQKQQEGQEAQSADPNGAISHDQIQHDEAPIHSHQDGSSSQETDKPHAQATNQETKHDSLDGEGTDKVTLSQKMNEETSNKNDEATTSSEDSTEIPKESIESKNSWTTQANQSENQKERRNAGSNDKENSNHGYTWLLCNVTAGADYIPCLDNEKVIANIHNRLHHEHRERHCPEDPPTCLVPLPTGYKRRIDWPQSRDKIWYNNVPHTSLAEYKGHQNWVKVTGEFLAFPGGGTQFIHGALHYIDFIREAVPDIAWGKHSRVVLDVGCGVASLGGYLFDRDVLTMSFAPKDEHEAQVQFALERGIPAISAVMGSQRLPFPSRVFDVVHCARCRVPWHADGGSLLLELNRVLRPGGYFVWSATPVYQKLEEDVQIWKEMSRLTVSMCWELVTIKKDKVNSIGAAIYQKPDSNDCYDRRKQKEPLMCKTDDDPNAAWYIPLQSCMHRIPTQENERGSQWPEEWPERLQTQPYWLNKSQMGIYGKPAPDDFASDYEHWKKVVSTMYMNDLGINWSEVRNVMDLRAVYGGFAAALKDQNLWVMNVVNVDSPDTLPIIYERGLFGIYHDWCESFSTYPRTYDLLHADHLFSRLKKRCKLEVAMAEIDRILRPGGKLIMRDESSTVAEVEDFLKSLHWEVFLNHSKNQEGILSAQKSDWRPISYADSS; translated from the exons ATGGCCTCAGGGAAAACTCGCGCCACAAAACGATCCTCGACAACTTCTAGTTATTCATCAGCAACCTCAATCGTAATCCTCGTAGGATTATCTGTATTAGGTTTATGGCTGCTGACCTCCAATTCCTTCACACCATCGCAGCCCCCCGCCACCAAAGCTCCAACCTCCATAGGCCATACTCATCACTCACACGTGCTCCCACAAACTCGCCAAAATGAAAACGACCCCTCTTCTATTTCTGATTCTGATGATGCACTACTCATCCAACCAGAGACCAACATCGAAAATgaccacacacacacagataAAACCTTCAAAACTGAAGCCATCCTCACAGATCACGTGGATCATCAGGACACCAAAGCATCACAGGATAACAACCATGCCGCGGAGGAGCACGACAAGCAAGCAGCGCTCGAGACTCAAACCTCGGAAGAAAGTTCCATGACTCAAAAGGAAGAGATAATACAAGAAACTCCACATTCTGAAACCAAAATGGAAACTAATGATGCTGAGGATGTATCGGCTGAAGCTGGATCACTAACTCAAAGTTCAAACACCACACAGAATCAGATATCAGATGAAGATCAACAGAGGCGAATAGACGAACATCAACAGCGAGAAGATGAACAGAAGCAACAAGAAGGGCAAGAAGCACAGTCGGCAGATCCTAATGGAGCAATAAGTCATGATCAAATCCAACACGACGAGGCGCCCATACATTCCCATCAAGATGGCAGTAGTTCCCAGGAAACAGATAAGCCTCATGCACAAGCGACAAATCAAGAAACTAAGCATGATTCTTTGGATGGGGAGGGTACAGACAAGGTAACGCTAAGCCAGAAAATGAATGAGGAGACCTCCAACAAGAATGATGAGGCTACAACTTCAAGTGAAGACAGCACTGAGATACCTAAAGAATCTATTGAATCGAAAAACTCTTGGACTACTCAAGCAAACCAGTCTGAGAACCAAAAGGAGAGACGAAACGCAGGATCAAATGATAAAGAAAATAGCAACCATGGATACACATGGCTGCTGTGCAATGTAACAGCAGGTGCAGACTACATACCTTGTTTGGATAATGAGAAAGTTATAGCAAACATACACAACAGGTTGCACCACGAACATCGTGAGAGGCATTGCCCAGAGGACCCTCCCACTTGCTTGGTTCCCCTGCCAACTGGGTATAAGAGAAGGATCGACTGGCCTCAAAGTAGAGATAAG ATATGGTACAACAATGTACCTCACACATCACTGGCAGAATACAAGGGGCATCAGAACTGGGTGAAGGTGACTGGGGAGTTCCTTGCTTTCCCAGGTGGTGGAACTCAATTTATTCATGGAGCCCTGCATTACATTGATTTTATACGCGAG GCAGTGCCTGATATTGCATGGGGAAAACACAGCCGCGTGGTGTTGGATGTTGGCTGTGGAGTAGCCAGCCTTGGGGGATATCTGTTTGACAGAGATGTTCTTACAATGTCTTTTGCCCCAAAAGATGAACATGAGGCCCAAGTTCAGTTTGCTCTTGAAAGGGGCATACCAGCAATATCTGCAGTGATGGGATCTCAGAGATTGCCATTTCCCAGTAGAGTATTTGACGTCGTGCATTGTGCACGTTGCAGAGTCCCTTGGCATGCAGATG GTGGTTCTCTACTTCTGGAGTTAAACAGAGTACTACGCCCCGGAGGGTACTTTGTGTGGTCAGCAACTCCAGTGTACCAAAAGCTAGAAGAAGATGTACAGATATGGAAAG AAATGTCTCGCCTAACGGTATCCATGTGTTGGGAGCTAGTCACAATAAAGAAGGACAAAGTTAATTCTATTGGTGCTGCTATCTATCAGAAACCAGACTCAAATGATTGCTATGATCGCAGAAAGCAAAAGGAACCCTTAATGTGCAAAACTGATGATGATCCTAATGCAGCATG GTACATACCTTTGCAGTCATGCATGCACCGGATACCTACCCAAGAAAACGAGAGAGGCTCGCAATGGCCAGAAGAGTGGCCTGAGCGACTGCAGACACAACCATACTGGCTTAACAAATCTCAAATGGGAATCTATGGAAAACCAGCTCCAGATGACTTCGCATCAGACTACGAACACTGGAAAAAGGTGGTCAGCACCATGTACATGAACGATTTGGGAATTAACTGGTCTGAAGTACGAAATGTCATGGACTTAAGAGCAGTCTATGGAGG ATTTGCTGCAGCACTGAAGGACCAAAACTTGTGGGTTATGAATGTGGTGAACGTAGATTCTCCAGATACACTTCCCATAATCTACGAACGAGGCCTTTTTGGGATATATCATGATTGGTGCGAATCATTCAGCACATATCCCAGGACCTATGATCTCCTACATGCAGATCATCTTTTCTCAAGACTCAAAAAGAG GTGTAAACTTGAGGTTGCCATGGCAGAGATTGACAGAATACTAAGACCGGGAGGTAAATTGATCATGCGGGATGAATCTAGCACGGTTGCAGAAGTAGAAGACTTTCTCAAGTCCCTCCATTGGGAAGTCTTCCTAAACCACTCGAAGAACCAAGAAGGGATACTCAGTGCTCAGAAATCCGACTGGCGGCCTATTAGTTATGCGGATTCATCTTGA